One window of the Nicotiana tabacum cultivar K326 chromosome 4, ASM71507v2, whole genome shotgun sequence genome contains the following:
- the LOC142179821 gene encoding putative mitochondrial protein AtMg00300, whose amino-acid sequence MDSCCSKHMRGSTDDFLSLKDLQGESVSFGNGQKGYIENVYYVNDLKYNLLSVSQICDKGNKVEFLSKTCTITNLVTGEVVLMAKRFKNIYVADFESLNSGDLTCFSVVDNDAELWHRRLGHTSFLLLNKLVKKDLVRGLPKSKFKDHKVCDACVRGKQVMSSFKPKNEVSTSRPLDLLHMELCGPMRVPNSSEDEP is encoded by the exons ATGGATAGTTGTTGCTCTAAGCATATGCGTGGAAGCACTGATGATTTTCTTTCACTCAAAGACCTGCAAGGAGAGAGTGTGTCCTTTGGCAATGGCCAAAAGGGATACattgagaatgtgtactatgtgaaTGACCTGAAATACAACCTActgagtgtctctcaaatctgCGACAAAGGAAACAAAGTTGAATTCTTATCAAAGACTTGCACAATCACCAATCTTGTGACTGGTGAAGTGGTTTTGATGGcaaaaagattcaaaaatatctacgttgctgattttgagtcttTGAACAGTGGGGATCTTACATGTTTCagtgttgttgataatgatgCTGAGCTGTGGCACAGAAGATTGGGACATACAAGCTTTTTGTTGCTGAACAAGTTGGTTAAGAAGGACCTAGTTCGTGGGCTGCCTAAGTCAAAGTTTAAGGATCAcaaggtgtgtgatgcatgtgtaagAGGAAAGCAAGTCATGTCCTCCTTCAAGCCAAAAAATGAAGTAAgcacctcaaggccacttgatctcctACATATGGAGttgtgtggacctatgagggtgccca ATTCAAGTGAAGATGAGCCATAA